GCAGCCTCGGAGATCTACGCCTCCACACGTCTGCCCAGACCACAATCAGAGAtcaggtgtgtctgtctgtgtgtgtgtttaatgtttcTAGTGttagttgttttttcttccattattattattattattttttatttcttcttccctcttccttaagCCTTCGACatacctcttctcccttccttatccatatttttcttgtcctatcacttaGTATATCCCTCATGCCTCAACATTATCCCTTCCGTTCCAGTCACATCCATCTCGCATTAATTATGTTTCTCTTACCATAATCTACTACTCCCAGCTTAGCTAAACTCCTCTaaacatttctctccctctctagcTATATCCCTCCTGTTCTAACTATACACCACCTACTCTAATATTATTTTCCCAGTCGTAACATTACCTATCCCATTTTAGCCacactccccccacctctcctcctgTCCTAATGTTATTCTCCCAGCCCTGACATTACCTACTCCACTCTAGCCATCCTAACCATATATCTCTCCCTCCAGCAGCCAATACACGTATCCCACCAGCGACAAGGTGAGCGTGAAGACTAAGACGACGAGGGGCGGCAAGCTGGTGATGGAGACAATGACGGCGCCGCATCCCTGCTGCCCCAACACCCGCAGTGTGTGTTGCCTGATGGTACTGCTCAACCTAGGGCTGCTGCTCATCACCCTGGGCTTCGTGGTAGTGCTGCAGCTTTACAACCCTGCCTTCGTATGGTGAGCGTCCGTTTTCTATCCTCCAGTAAGAAGTGACTTGCGTGCGGTTCCTCATGTTTCAAGTTTTAATACTCTGAGCTCTTAGTTACATGGCTGCAGCTGTCCGCAAGTtcttcatcgtcattatcatcattcattgttattgttattatcgtcAATCGCCATTTTTGGGGGAGATGGGGTGTTTTAAAGTTATTACATAGCCTTTAGCTTTAATGAAACTGTGTTAacggaaagtagtagtaataatagtaatagtagtagtagtagtagtagtagtagtagtagtagtagtagttacgaATGCCAATGTAACTTTGGCGTCTCCTCAGGTACATCGGTCTGTGCATGCTGATCTTCGGCTTCATGGTGCTCTTTGGCTCGCTCATCTACTGCGTGTTCGTGTGCCGGGAGGTGGAGAAGATGAGACCCCCGCCGGGCGAACTCTACTGGACTAACCACTGGACCAAGACGCTCAACATGCCGGAGATCCACTACACCAACACGCAGTACAAGCCAAGCGACTACAAGGGTTCAGAGTACTCCTTCAAGACTGACCCGAGCAGGACCACAGCCACCAACAGCCAGCGTTACTGATGGGATCGTCGGAAcgtgtctctctttccctttatacTGGACTTGAATTATTGTCCTTACGTGATAGACAGATCAATCCATGGGGGTGAATACTGTTATACGTACTGAAAGTGTATAATATGTTTCACTCCAGCTGCGTCGTTATTCCCAGGTACATGAAATGAAATATAGCTGCAGTTATTTcgccctgaaaaaaaaagtttataaaaaataaaaataaataaacagataaataaataaataaataaatgctttaTATTTGGCTTTCGAGAGTCCATTGTTTTCTGAGTGAAGAATTACTAAAGTTATGTCCCTTGCGGCACTCCTTTCTTTGGCAACACGAGTATCCTCATGGCCTCACAGATCAATCATCCCTGCAACACCTATAAAAATTTAATGCAAGAACATAATCACAAAGTTTTTCTTCGTATAATAATATTGCTTCACTAAAAGTAATGTAAGTCATCAACAAATTTCAGAGGCgaacaataatgaaaagaaacgtttatcAGTGAAGCGCCGTTGGTTGAAAGCTTCCCAACCCACGTCAACAACCTGAACTTGAACGTGGTATTGTGTCCAGTCTTGCGCTGTCTTGATACATGTATTGTTCAGAcgaaataaatataattaataCCAGTGTTATCCCAGGGAAACGTGGCTTAGTATTAGTATGTGTCCTTGATCTATGTTGATGCATAGTAGCATGGGGAAACAACTCAAACAAAATATCAGAGGCAAGTTTAGTCACTCCATTAGTTGAGAGTACGCAACCAATGAATGATTAATCCATATGACGCACTCTGCACTGATTAACGAAATCTTCAACTTAGAAAAATTAGCGTATGATTATGATTTACGTATTTCCTTTGATTAATTGCTTTATATGAATATACATATTAACACCACGTGACCCGAACCTCGTTTGACGTTTGTGAGTCTGCGCGAGGTTGTCAGGCGTCTGCCGCGTGTTGAGTGTTGACTTGTGGTATCTTACTTTACACTACCGTTTTGTGCCTCCATGTGCTCTTTCGGCCC
This window of the Scylla paramamosain isolate STU-SP2022 chromosome 1, ASM3559412v1, whole genome shotgun sequence genome carries:
- the LOC135100067 gene encoding uncharacterized protein LOC135100067 isoform X2; this encodes MSMERLGPSSSRYVDYTQPGPSGYRGPPSVSSYEYSPPQRPPRRDRSRSRSRDREHSSRSGYSSREVYYNPGLEDDRAPSDRAESEFTVRNEAVINPQLEEERRAASRAASEIYASTRLPRPQSEISQYTYPTSDKVSVKTKTTRGGKLVMETMTAPHPCCPNTRSVCCLMVLLNLGLLLITLGFVVVLQLYNPAFVWYIGLCMLIFGFMVLFGSLIYCVFVCREVEKMRPPPGELYWTNHWTKTLNMPEIHYTNTQYKPSDYKGSEYSFKTDPSRTTATNSQRY
- the LOC135100067 gene encoding uncharacterized protein LOC135100067 isoform X1 — encoded protein: MSMERLGPSSSRYVDYTQPGPSGYRGPPSVSSYEYSPPQRPPRRDRSRSRSRDREHSSRSGYSSREVYYNPGLEDDRAPSDRAESEFTVRNEAVINPQLEEERRAASRAASEIYASTRLPRPQSEISSQYTYPTSDKVSVKTKTTRGGKLVMETMTAPHPCCPNTRSVCCLMVLLNLGLLLITLGFVVVLQLYNPAFVWYIGLCMLIFGFMVLFGSLIYCVFVCREVEKMRPPPGELYWTNHWTKTLNMPEIHYTNTQYKPSDYKGSEYSFKTDPSRTTATNSQRY